From Micromonospora echinospora:
CCGGGACCTGCCGGATCGCTACACCGACCGGCTGACCGTCATGCACCGCAACGGGCTGCGCCTGCTCAAGCTGGTCAACACGGTGCTCGACTTCTCCCGGCTGGAGTCCGGCCGGCTGGCCGCCCGCTACCAGCCCACCGACCTGTCCGACTACACCTCCCGGCTGGCCAGCACGTTCCGCTCGGCCACCGAGCGGGCCGGCCTGGACCTGGTGGTGGACTGCCCGCCGCTGCCCGCTCCGGTCTACGTCGACCGGGACATGTGGGAGAAGATCGTCCTCAACCTGGTGTCGAACGCGCTCAAGTTCACCTTCGACGGCGAGATCCGGGTCCGGACGCGTGCCGCCGACCAGGCCGCCGTCCTGGAGGTGACCGACACCGGCGTCGGCATCGCGCCGGAGGAGCTGCCGCAGGTCTTCGAGCGGTTCCACCGGATCGCCGGCGCCCGCTCGCGTACCCACGAGGGCACCGGCATCGGCCTGGCCCTGGTCCGCGAGCTGGTCGAGATGCAGGGCGGCACGGTCACCGCGCACAGCGTCGTCGACCGGGGCACCACGTTCACCGTGACCATGCCGTTCGGGTACGCGCACCTGCCCGCCGACCGGGTGTCCGCCCTCTCGCCGGTGCCGCTGACCGAGCCGGAGCAGGCCCGCCTCTACGTCGCCGAGACGGCGCTCTGGACCGACGAGGTGGCCCGGCCCGTCGGGTTGCCCGAGCCGAACGGGACGCCGGGCGGCGCGGGCCGGATCCTGTTCGCCGACGACAACGCCGACCTGCGCGAGCACGTCGTCCGGCTGCTCTCCCCGGCGTACGAGGTGGTGGCCGTGCCGGACGGCGCGGAGGCGCTGCGGCTGGCCGTCGAGACCCCGTTCGACCTGGTGCTGACGGACGTGATGATGCCCCGGCTGGACGGCTTCGGTCTGGTCGCGGCGCTGCGGGCCAGACCGGCCACCCGGCACGTGCCGATCGTGCTGCTCTCCGCCCGGGCCGGCGCCGCCGAGGAGGTCGCCGGCCTGTCCGCGGGCGCCGACGACTACCTGACCAAGCCCTTCTCCAGCCAGGAACTGGTGGCCCGGGTCCGGGCCAACGTCGAGCTGGGACAGTTGCGCGGGCAGATCATCCGCCGGCTGCGGGCGCTCGCCGACGCCGCCGTGGAGATCAACACCGCCCGGTCCACCGCCGACGTGGTACGGGTGGCCGCCCGGCACGCGCTGCGCCTGGCCGAGGCCGGACGGGTCCGCGTCACGACCACCGGGGCCCGCCACGAGGAGGACGCCGGCGGCGACCTGCCCGCCGACCCGTCGGTGGTGCTGCCGCTGACCGGTACCTCCGGCGAGCAGCTCGGCGAGCTGTGGGTGTGGCGGCGCGAGGACGGCGGCGCCGAGCAGGCGGCGCTGACCGAACTGGCCCGGCTGGTCGGCGTACGGCTGGAGAACGCCCAGCTCTACGAGGCCGAGCACCACATCGCCACCACGCTCCAGCACAGCCTGCTGCCGCGTACGCTGCCGCAGCTGCCCGGCGCGGTGGTGGCCAGCCGCTACCTTCCCGGCAGCGCGGGCGTGGAGGTCGGCGGCGACTGGTACGACGTGGTGGCCACCGCCGACGACGACCTGGTGCTGGTCATCGGCGACGTGGTGGGCAAGGGCGTGCGGGCCGCCGCCGCGATGGGCCAGCTCCGCAACGCGCTGCGGGCGTACGTCCTGGAGGGCTACGACCCGGGCGAGGCGCTGACCCGGCTCAACCGGCTGGTCCACTCCGCCGGCAGCGGCTCCTTCGCCACCGTCGTCTGCCTCGGATTCTCCCCGCGCACCGGCCGCGTCCGGTACGCCAGCGCGGGTCATCCCTCGCCCCTGCTGATCCGAGGAGACGACGTGGCGTTCCTGCACGATCGCGCCCTCGGACCGCCGATCGGGGCGATCCCCGGCACCGTCTACCCGACCGCCGAAGGGGAACTGGCCCCCGGCGGGCGGCTGCTGCTCTACACCGACGGCCTGATCG
This genomic window contains:
- a CDS encoding SpoIIE family protein phosphatase — encoded protein: MGSALGGGDDGRSSPAAGEASLPPLLSAAFAAGGEMGERLHGFDWSTTSLGSPRRWPAALSHAVSTMLSSRAQIVIFWGEEHLAFYNDAYRPTIGEKHPAVIGQSARRYWAETWDVLGPLLDGVRRTGVAYRGENHPFVLNRHGFLEDVYFDISYDPIRSADGTVGGVFCFVNETTGRVLGERRLRALAELGNELGDVPDMLELGRAVTRVLDAHRADVPFSALWFQGEGGSLVPAGCSGVDPATVAGPPPGLPDDGPLTEPRWIATAELPGAVPPDAADQALLLPLTATNEPAGVLLLGVSRRLPFTDDYRDFVDLVAAQVSRAVGKQQAYEQERARAAELAALDRAKTNFFANVSHEFRTPLTLVLGPLEEMLADRDLPDRYTDRLTVMHRNGLRLLKLVNTVLDFSRLESGRLAARYQPTDLSDYTSRLASTFRSATERAGLDLVVDCPPLPAPVYVDRDMWEKIVLNLVSNALKFTFDGEIRVRTRAADQAAVLEVTDTGVGIAPEELPQVFERFHRIAGARSRTHEGTGIGLALVRELVEMQGGTVTAHSVVDRGTTFTVTMPFGYAHLPADRVSALSPVPLTEPEQARLYVAETALWTDEVARPVGLPEPNGTPGGAGRILFADDNADLREHVVRLLSPAYEVVAVPDGAEALRLAVETPFDLVLTDVMMPRLDGFGLVAALRARPATRHVPIVLLSARAGAAEEVAGLSAGADDYLTKPFSSQELVARVRANVELGQLRGQIIRRLRALADAAVEINTARSTADVVRVAARHALRLAEAGRVRVTTTGARHEEDAGGDLPADPSVVLPLTGTSGEQLGELWVWRREDGGAEQAALTELARLVGVRLENAQLYEAEHHIATTLQHSLLPRTLPQLPGAVVASRYLPGSAGVEVGGDWYDVVATADDDLVLVIGDVVGKGVRAAAAMGQLRNALRAYVLEGYDPGEALTRLNRLVHSAGSGSFATVVCLGFSPRTGRVRYASAGHPSPLLIRGDDVAFLHDRALGPPIGAIPGTVYPTAEGELAPGGRLLLYTDGLIEDRLAGIDAGLAQLRADAAARGGHVADLVDAVVERVAGRSRHDDVAVLALEAAELNRFVLRLPADPTRLSVLRKRLEDFLVAHQVGETDLFDLTVAVSEAAANAIEHPVDPVDPTIEVEVTIADRTVTATVRDTGRWRESSGSSFRGRGLTLIQALGEMNVTRTEAGTELTLRRRLSDPN